In Lonchura striata isolate bLonStr1 chromosome 3, bLonStr1.mat, whole genome shotgun sequence, the sequence CTGGCAGACCAGAAGAGCCTCTACGTGGTGGAGTTCCGGGAGGAGCAGGGCCCTCTGCCCATCGTGGTGGCCCTGCCCCGGGGGCCTGTCCGGGAGGAGCCCGAGCCCGAGGAGGAGGTTCCCGACACGAAGCTGGAGTGGAGGGAGGTGAAGGAGGCGCAGGGGATGCTGAAATCCCCCTGGGCCAGGGTCAGGCGGGCGGCGTGCTGACAGCCCCGCTGCCTCGTGCCCAGCCGGTGCAGCTGGGACAGCCGGGCCCGAGGCACGGGCTCTGGCCTTGGGTTtcagggaggcagcaggagctctctgtgccagccatggCTCTGCTGCCACCCAGGAGCACAATCCTGCCTGAGTGGGAATGCTCAGATGGAAGCAGCCAGAGAACGAACGAGTCTTTGGCTTCAGACACGCATTTACTCCATTCTAGAGGATGGTTTGTCCATGTTCCTTTCACATGCTCTTGGGGAACTGCTGAAAATACAAGCTTGTGAAAGCAATAAAGAATCACCAGAGTGGGTTTAGTTTGGGGTTGTTTGGGTCctcttgttgctgttgttgttgcaAAATGCTGGTGTCTGGGAGGTGCTGAAGCAAGCAGCAGTAGTGGGAGCTCATGTGTGCACCTGTGTCTCACTGCTGGGGCTCAGGGCTGCAGTTCTGTGCCTCCCAGTCTGAGTGCCTGCCATGGcatgtccccaaatgtctcACTGCTTCAGTTCTGTGCCTCCCAGTCTGAGTGCCTGTCATGGCATGTCTCCAAATGCCAAAAGATGCTTGGGCCACCTCTTTTGGTAGTGTGGGAGAAAATACCTTAGCCTTCAAGACCAGCCTGGGAATTTACATTTGGAATTCTGATGTTAAAGACATTTAGGAGCAATGTTTTACACTGATTTCAGTGCAGGTTTCTAAAGACAGCAGTTGTGTATATACAGACAGGCAGGGTGAATTTAATTGAGTTTTATCTCACTTTTGCAATGAAAATTCTAGTTCCAGGGCCATGTCTTCTGAGCAGTGggatgttttttcccctcttcgcCAGCCCAGTCAAAATACACCTTCAATAGGGATTGCCAGGTTTGCAAAGTTTCTTGTCACCAGCACAtcaagctgctgctggggagtgtgtgctcatgttcagctggcATCTCTGCTGTTGGGCTTAGGACCCTACataaaattaatcttttgtGGCTTTACTGTTCCCACAGGTTTGTTCATATTAACACAGGGGCTTGTGTGCTTGTTTTACTCAGCACACAGATTGCTCATTGCTCACAGACACAGCTGGCTGCAAAATGAGAAATTGCATTTTCCATGGAGCTGGccataattttatattaaaaatcaaattattctcCTGCCATTCAGGAGAAGATGGAGGTTCTCTTAACTCACTGCATTGCTGGAGGCAAAGCATCCAGTATGCAAATATTTGGAGAATGGTTAACATGGTGGTTAAACCACTTAGTTAAGCAAGAGCAACCAAGATTACAATCTGGGCATAGTTAATGAATATGTCTGTAATCTTGTTTTTAATAGGAACTGAGGCTTTGCCTGCCTTCAGGTGCACAGATTGGTTTAACTAGCATGTAATTGCCTGCTCTCCAGAGCAGATGCCTGCAGACCTCCTCGTCCTGCTGAGGAGgctggagaagagcagagatGAGGATTCCACTTTCACAACCAGATGCAACCTGGTggtggctgcaggggcacaATAGGCCCAGTGTCAGCAGTGTGAATGGGACTTGCAAATGCTCCAAAAAAAAGGCCGAGCTGTGGCTTTTTAAATGGGCTGCTGCATCCAGGCACAGCTGCAAGGGAATGCCAGCAGTGGAGGGGTACCAGTCTGGGGGATCTGGGAATTCCTGAGCAAATGGGCTTTTGGGCCATGCTGGGACTGCAGTGTCTGTGTTCAACAAACTGCAGGGCCAGCCTTCCCACaccctggggagccctgccagaATGCCACTGGCCCCGTGGAAGTGTCCCCAAGGGAAAAGGCTTGCTAGCCTGCAGTGTCCATCATGCCCAATGCCCATTCCAGCAGAGTGACAGAAATTTCTGGGGTCAGTGCTGCCCTCGGGCTCTCTGTGGGGAGATGTGCTGCACACGTGGTCTGGAGGTCCTGGGAGATTctctgagctctgggcagcatcCTTCCCTTCAGGAAGTGCTGGGGGTGTGCCACTTGCAGACAGCTCCCTTGGGCTGCCCAGCTTCCAGGGCATGGCTGTGCTGAGATGACAGGAGAGCTGGGCATGATGAACCTCTTTGGTGTCGTTTTCTCTTCCTCCCGCCGTGCAGGGAAGGGGCACGTTGCTGCCATTCAGCAGCCAcccctcccctgtccctgtcccctgctgggGCCCTGCAGTCCCATGCCAAGCAGGGACACCCCCTCCCCCTGCTCAGCTGCCTGGGGTGCAGCTTGGGGTCACACCCAAGGCCCATGGTAGGGCTGCAGATCCCCGCCTTTGCCAGCACATCCAAGCAGAAAGGCATCTTTGTGTTCCCATGTCACATTCAGGGGCGTTAATAGAACCTGGGCACCAACACCCCACACACCCCACAATGATGGGATGATGAAACCAGTTTCAACAGGTGGGTGTTGGTGTGCCATTGTCCAGAGTGGCTTtgagctccctccctgctctgaaaAGGGATTTCTCTTCCCACCTCTGTTACAACCAGTTCCCTGTTGTCACAGTAACACAAGCAAAACAAGTCAGGCTGGTTTTCAGCGAGGAAAAAATCTCCATGAATGTTTTTCTTAGTTTGCAATTAAAAAGCTTCAAACCAAACCCATGGTCACAGGTCAAAAGTTTCCCTGGATATGAGGCAAGAGAGGAGCCTCCAAGTCAACTTTTATATTTCCCTCTTGTCCTCTAGTCCTGGTTGTTCTCCAGGAACTTCAGACTTAAAATGGAAGCATTCTTTGCCCCACAAGCTGGAAGAAATAATTTGGCACTGCTGTTGTTTAGGCACCTGTAACAGGCTGGAAGCATCCCTTCCTGGGTCTAAACCCCATTCCAGGTCATTCATTGGCATGGTTTAGCCCCAGCTGGCAGTTCAGCTCCACTCAgcctcctggggctgtgcctggctgcagcaaagggaaaaagagcAGCAAGGACTCACCCATCTCAACATCACAGCAAACCCATCTTTATTAGTGACACCGTGGCAGTGTGAGAGAGTAGCCATTCACCAAATGCAGGAGTTGATTGCCTCTGCTTACTGAGGATTTGTTTCTGTCACCCAGAGAATTCTCCTCCAGCCCACTGGGCCCCTTCCAGGTTCTGCTTTGTAGGGGGTTCCAGGGCAGTGGCAATTCCTGGCCTTACAGTTGTGCCTCAGAATTCAGCAGCACCCTTCAGGAGCTGCAGCGATCCACATTGCTCCTGAGCAGAGTTAAATATTGTTCCCATTGCTCATTGCAAGTCAGAGAAGGCATTTGCAGAAGCtgcatgaaaatattaatttgtacAGCAGTTTTAGGGGGGAAAACAGACTTAAATGGGCACAGAGAAATTGGAATGACAGTTTCACATTTGTGCTCCTTGGTGTTTGTTGTTCACTTTTCGCCTGACACCAGTAACAACCCTGGACACATAAAGGTGCAGTCCAGGGATATTTTAGCCCTTTAAACCCAACTATACTATGTTTTTTAAAGCTGgatggattttttgtttgtttgtttgtttgttttggccCCAGCATCAAACTGTACCCAGCCTGTAAGATATTGAAGGGAAACAGATTGTGCCAGGATATTCCTTTCTCTGGCAGGCTCCTTGTCTTCACCACCAAGATCCCACATAAAAAGCTGCTTGCTTCTAGGCtatacattaaaaaacaaaccccaaacccaggcTGGAGAGGGCAGCTGTTGTTCCTGGGGCAGTTCAGGCTCTCAGGAGGATTTCCAGCGCAGGAGCGAGAACACCTGGTGGATCACGTACAGCAGGGTGGCCACGAAGGCAAACACCTGTGGTGGAAGAACAGAGCTGTCAGGGCTGGGTGGCACAAAGGCAAACACCTGTGGTGGAAGAACAGAGCTGTCAGGGCTGGGTGGAACGGGGCTGCTCCGGCGCTGGGCATGTGCTCGGGGATGTCCGAGATGGTGAcgggtgtccctgcccctccccGGACTCGGTGCAAACACAGATGGGCACCTGAGGCCCAGGGGCACCTCACCCCCTGCCAGGCACTCACCACGGCGGCGATGTTCTCCCTGTACTCCTGCGCTGGGAACAGGATCCGAAGGGCGTAGGTCATGTAGGCTTCCAGCACCGCGGCGCTGAGGTAGAACAGCGCTGCTGCCCCGTGGCAGACGACATCCTGAGGAACGAGGACCACAGGGTCACCTCCGAGGGCGGCACGCTGCCCGCGCACCGTCCCCAggctgcagtgcagcagcagcaccccacTGGTGACAAAGCCAGCCCCGGGCTTTGTCACGGGCACGTACCAAGGTGACccagcagccgccgccgccgtgaGCCCCGCAGACGTAGAGGCACAGCAGGGAGATGGACATGACGAAGCAGAACACGGAGACAAACatcacccagccctgcagcatggGGTCTGGGACCCTCGAGGATGCCACCAGGATCCACACAAGGCCCCCAAAGATCTGCAAGTCAAAGTGGGGGACGGGGTGAGTGCGGGATAAAGTGACATGTCCAGAGCAGAGCCAAAAGCCACTCACGCCGCTGGCACTGAGCATGGCAGCAGCCCACGAGTTCTTGCCAGCCTCCCCTGGAAAATGGGCATTCAGCTGGGAGCGTCTGCCACTGACCCTGACCCAGAAATAATTCCTCACTGGTGCCACTGGGTGTTTGCCTCACACCCAGCGTGTCAGacccctgccaggagcagtgTCAAACCCAGCTCacctgcacaggcagcacaggCACCTGCCCCACAAAGGCCACATGCGAGCATTACTGTGAAAGGAGAGAACAGGCTGAGGAGAGGTTTGGCTCCCTGGGTGGGGGAAATGAGCCAGAGGCTCCCAGCTCCTTGAGAAAGGAAGTTTGCattgctgctccagctctttgGGTCATCCTTCATTGGCTGTGCCTGGTGCCAGCTGCTGGTGTGGGAGCAGGTGGGACCTTCTCAGCCAGCCTTGGGAGTTTGCCATGGGTTTTCTGGTGGTACACAGGGACAGCTATGCCCAGGCTCCATCCCTTCACCAGTAGACTCCTGCACAAGAGGATGGGGGCATGATGTTCAGTGTTGTGGAATGTCTGGAGTGCAAGTGGTGCCTTTGCACTGAAATGCCCTCAGTAGCTTTTCCGTGCCACAGATCAGCCCAGTTGTTCTTGGACCTGTGCAAAGCTCAGTCTGTGCAACATCCTGTGATAAGGAGCTCCACAGCTGAGCCTACAGTGTGGACCTGTGCTGTTGTGGGGACCTATCCCTCACCACCACCAGTCTGGGATTCAGGCAGATGTCCAGAGGGAGGAGAGCCTTGCTGACTCCAAGGTCATTCTGACCCTCGAATGGCCAGTGTCAGCATCCGAGTGCCAGCTCATActcatttccatttctttgcAGGCATTTTGAAAGTGGAAAGGAAGTCTCTGATTTATGATAACTCAGAAAATGTTACATCATTTGTGTCACCCCACAGTTGTAGGAAAGTTTGTTGGTTCCATTTTGCAAATTGAAACATTACATCAGTTATGTGGTCGAGATGTGGCAAAGACCTGAGTGAAAATGGCTCTTCCAAAGTGCTGCTGTTCTGGTCCCTTTTGTAACAACTTGAACACTAATCCAGTCCTTTTAATCACTCATGTGCTGGCACAATGAGTGGGTTGCAGCTAAAAATCCTGGGGAAAAGCATTATGGCTGCTCCATTAAAACCAAGCACAAATGATGGTGAGATATGAGCTCACTTCCTACCACTCACCATCTCTCCTTCCTGCAGGCTGTGGCTACCCACTCAGAAAAGTCTGTTTGACATGGTTTGATTACTGACTTTGGTTTTATGGTGAAGAGTCATAAAAAGGGAGGAAGGATTGAGAGGCTTTCAATAACTTAACAGCAGGATGTGGACAGCagtctaagaaaaaaaaatccatcctttAAACAGCTTTACAAAGTACACATGTCTGCTTTCAGCTTGTTTCAGGTTTTCCACATAGGTCTGGGTATCCATATGTGCAAAAAGTTCTTCAGATTAAATAGATAGATTATAAGCATTAAAGTGAGGCTCACAGATTAAAAATGGTAGCTTTTGATCAGCCCATGCTAATGTGGCAATCGTCTGAGCTGCAGGTAGGATCTTCTGAAAATTTCACAATCGTCTTTTGGCATTCTAAAtgccatttttgttttgttatgttGCCATCTCAGCCCATTGTAGGCAGCCTGAGATCCCACCAAGGAATGAGAAACTCTTGATCCCTCTGATTCAAGGCAGCCACCTCCTTTGTACACAGCAGAGgtcacacagcagcacagcccagaatctgcctggagatggAGAAATCCAGTCATGCAGCAATCCTCCTTCCTGGGCCTTCAGGATGCACATTTCTAGATCTTAGCCAAACCAAAGGATAGGGTGCTCCTTTCAGCAAGCTGCCCTGCCAAACCCCTGGAGACAGGGATTACAAACAAACAGTTCCAGAGGAATAACCTTGCTGAGGCCAACTGGACTAACATAACTCAGGGGTGGCTGGCAAGTGTCTGCCCAGCCAAAACCTCCACAGGCACTTAAGATTCTCCTTCCTGTAGCTGCAGGAAACCTGGGGCAGGGACCAGGTCTGCAGAGCACGATTGGAGGGCTACATCCTCTTAGCACACTGTTATCTCCAGGAGAGCCAAGGAAATGCCATAAATCCCGAGAAGAAAGGATTTGGTGCCAGATGGCAAAGCTGAGGTTTTTAGCATCAAATAATCTGAATGCCATCCTACAATGTGGAAAGCCAAGCAGGTCCCAGGTGCTCTGACTCCCAGGAaagcactgactttgacccttATTCATGGAGAAAGCCTCCAAAGCCTCAATATAACCTAGAGACCACAAAAATGGTGAAATAGATCATAGAGAGTAGTATAGTATGTCActtgggtgagaaatttaggttttggGAGTTTTAGTATGTTGTAGATGGGAACAAGATGGAGGGTATAGGGTGTTGTCTCGtgctcctttttcttccttcttcttcatgggtttgggtgggatcttgtaattgggtagaaaaatctgcattgcgggtctttaggggtcagttattgCGTTAGAAGGGAAATCATctaggtgtcacttcttaattgggcAATTTAGTTTCTGATTAGGCTTAAAAGGCCTTGCAGCACGAGGTTGTTacccatttttgtgctgttttcctgcaAGCAGAGTCTGGTGCAGACAGCGTGCTGAAGATTTGATAAGTTAGCAATAAAGCAAGAAGCTGAAAAGTCCTGTGTCTCcttttcctgacacagaactgcccCAGGAGGGTTTCCCCTGtcaggggagcccccaggggGGGCCCAACCAAGCCATCCTACAATACTCAGCCAGAGCTTTCAATGCTGGACCAAAGCGCTCAGAATTTGGAAAAAAGCCTCCAGACTCTTGTGAGAAGAGCACGAGTGGGGCAGAGGAGTTGGGGGGGAAAAGTTCAGGCTGAGACTTTGTATGTCATAACCCATGCTCGGAGCAAATCCGTTAAGATTAGGATCTGCTCCCCAATAAAGTCGCAGAGTGGAAAGGAGTTACGAGGTGTTTGCTCACCTTTGGCTCAGCCACACGCCCAGGCCCGGCGGCTCAGGAATGCGGCTCGGGAGCAGCGCAGCCCCGGCTGCTGCGAGCCATTCCCGCAGCGCCCAGTCCCTGCTCCCGGGCAGCTCATCCCCACCCGTGCTGCCCGCAGAGTCACCCTGGCTAATTACCAGCTGGCTAATCACCCTGGCTAATTACCAGCTCCATTCGGCAACCTGCTTAaacccacctgcagcccctgctggtTTTAAAGGCGGGGAATTGCAGCGTGTTTCAAAGGCTCCAGAAAAATCCCACTGCAGACTAAAGGAGGGTTCCAGAGCCCGTGGCTTTCTCTGAGGAtgagctgcccccagccccttgTGGCCCGGCACGTTTGGGGACAAGTGTCACCCTCGGACACCTGCAGCGTAACCTGTGCCGagtgcccagccagcagccacgGCCTCCCCCCGGGCAAAGGCAGCACTCACGATTTCAGGGATGAAGAGCACATCTGGGAAGGTGGTCAGGACGGCCAGGCCGCTGGGCAGAGTGCTGCTGGAAGTTGAGGAGGACATCGGAAGCCTCTGGTGTCAGCCTTCTGCTCCTCAGTGCTGAATGCAGGCTCCTcacctctccctctctctcctcctcctttcctgcccttcctgctctcgtttcttcctcttttctgcCCTTCCTGCCCTGGTTTCTTTCCTCGCTGCTTCCTGCTGACAGATGAAGACAGCTGTGAGTGGCACAGGTGTGGCCAGACCCTGTGACCTGCAGTCACATGGAGCTGTTGGGAGATGCAgaggcagccccggggcactGCGAGCAGAGCTCGGCTGTCCCCGCTCGGCCGAGCGTgccagcagggccctgggcaGGCCGGGTGGCACCGGGGTGGCAGCTGAGGACAGCAGGGGaccctgtgccagcagggccctgggcaGGCCGGGTGGCACCGGGGTGGCAGCTGAGGACAGCAGGGGACCCTGTGCCACCCACCCGCACAGCCTGTGTCCCCTTTGATTTGCACGGCGAGCAGCCCCCGCACACGTGAGGTGGTCACAGCAGAGGACACGAGGGTGGCTGGTGGCCACGGCAGGCCAGGATGTGACACGGGGAAAACAGTGGGGCCTAGAAATGTCCCACAGACATCCAGGCAAGGGGGCAATCAAACTGCAGGGCAAACCACCTCCATCATCTCTGAGAGAGACTGGGAATGCCAAGGTAACACAAATGACCCAAAACAATGAGCCTTCCCAAGCGGTTTCACTTTCATTTTACCTTTCTTTCTGTAGTCCATTGCAGCAAGTCATTCCTCTTCTTCGTACAGAATATTTACTCCTTTTTAATACACTTGGACACAAAGCAAAAACCACAGAATTCCAGAAGCTGAGGCCAAAAAGTGCAGAGAAAGATCTTTCTTTGAGAAAGGAAGACAGGGTAAAACCTGTCCCTTAGAGAAAGCAGTGAAGCAGATGAGTGGAGGTGGCAACAttggaaaaattggggaaaagcTTTTGATAAGCAGATGAAGTGAGAGGCAGGGTTACATGGCAGAGCAAGCACAGAACCACAGAGCTGGTGGGGCAGGGAAGGGTGGGATGGATGCTTCTTACCCAGACCTTGAGCTCTATTATTTCCAGTCCATGGAAGCAGAAACATCCAAGTAGTTaatgccatttttctttttcttctggagGCCTTTTCTCACTTAAACGCAGAGTCCATGCTGACCTTCATGACTTCTTCAAAGGTGGGAGAGTTTTTGCTGTATCCACCTGATTTCCCACTCTTCCAGTGAGATTCCATTTGCCCTAAGGTGACACAGCTACACTTAATGGATGAAAACTTGGACATGAGGCAGACCTAGAAACCAGCCAGCaaagagggagagctgggagcagtaGGAATGCAGGCATTGGAGCTGGGACACAGACACAGCTCCAGAGGGGTCTCAGTCTCTGTAAGGGATGGACACGAAGCTGTCCTGTTCCTGGGACCCCGGGACTGGTGTGAGGAATGAGCAACTGCATTATGAGGGGCAGGGGCACTGCTGCTTTCCATTTGGAAAGGCTGGGACAGATTTAAAGAACCCCTTCTTTGTCTCATTTACAAAATTTTGGTGATGGATGAAGAACCAGGGGGTGCAGTGGTGAAGAATGCTGAGACCAGCTTGACCAAACCCTTAAATTAGTCCCCTCCTGAGGGTGCTCCTCCCAACTGAGGTGGGCATCAACAGGGAT encodes:
- the MAL gene encoding myelin and lymphocyte protein; protein product: MSSSTSSSTLPSGLAVLTTFPDVLFIPEIIFGGLVWILVASSRVPDPMLQGWVMFVSVFCFVMSISLLCLYVCGAHGGGGCWVTLDVVCHGAAALFYLSAAVLEAYMTYALRILFPAQEYRENIAAVVFAFVATLLYVIHQVFSLLRWKSS